One segment of Lachancea thermotolerans CBS 6340 chromosome E complete sequence DNA contains the following:
- a CDS encoding ketopantoate reductase family protein (similar to uniprot|Q07589 Saccharomyces cerevisiae YDL144C Hypothetical ORF): MPNKPNVLLVGAGGVGAMASFALEYSGESSVTSVLRSDYAHVVENGFKINSCDYGRGIRYRPSNVVNSIEASKQYGPFDYVVLATKCIPGVSSMIDIIAPAVSKDTAIVLIQNGIGIEDEALFKCPGNVILSGVSMIASSNVKGHIEHSDRDFLSVGYFENVNLTNEHQEKVCKRFVSMYKNDKNQCVFDENVKYSRWRKLVYNAGLNPVCALTEADVGRLEIFGGTDSIIRKAMKEVIAIAKSDGVELSEALMDFMIRSKDPVYYRPSMLVDIDKGNPLEVEVICGNPVRIAKKNGVEAPYLTLIYDLLKVVQGRIMEKRGMLIVPKERQVPK, from the coding sequence ATGCCGAACAAGCCAAATGTCCTTCTTGTAGGGGCAGGTGGCGTAGGCGCCATGGCTTCATTCGCTTTAGAGTATTCCGGGGAATCCTCAGTGACCTCTGTGTTGCGATCAGACTATGCacatgttgttgaaaacggGTTTAAAATTAATTCCTGCGACTATGGTCGGGGCATACGTTATAGGCCCAGTAACGTTGTCAACAGTATTGAAGCTAGTAAGCAGTATGGCCCTTTCGATTATGTTGTGTTAGCGACCAAATGCATTCCAGGGGTTTCGAGCATGATTGACATCATTGCACCAGcagtttcaaaagataCCGCGATTGTTCTTATCCAAAACGGCATCGGAATTGAGGACGAAGCTCTCTTTAAATGCCCCGGCAACGTGATATTGAGCGGTGTCAGCATGATTGCATCTTCAAACGTCAAAGGCCATATAGAGCATTCGGATCGAGATTTCCTTAGCGTCggatattttgaaaatgtcaacCTCACCAACGAGCATCAAGAAAAGGTGTGCAAAAGGTTTGTGAGCATGTATAAAAATGATAAGAACCAATGTGTTTTTGACGAGAACGTTAAATACTCGAGATGGCGAAAGCTAGTTTATAATGCTGGTCTCAACCCTGTTTGTGCTCTCACTGAAGCAGATGTTGGCCGTCTGGAGATATTTGGCGGCACCGACTCGATAATTCGCAAGGCAATGAAAGAAGTCATCGCTATTGCAAAGTCAGATGGCGTCGAGCTCTCTGAAGCGCTTATGGATTTCATGATTAGGTCAAAGGATCCAGTCTATTACAGGCCCTCCATGCTCGTTGACATTGATAAAGGAAACccgcttgaagttgaggtTATTTGTGGAAACCCGGTCAGAATTGCGAAGAAAAACGGAGTTGAAGCTCCATACTTAACTTTGATCTATGATCTGCTTAAAGTGGTTCAAGGGAGGATTATGGAAAAAAGGGGAATGTTAATCGTTCCCAAGGAACGGCAGGTACCCAAATAG
- a CDS encoding Zn(II)2Cys6 transcription factor (conserved hypothetical protein) — protein MPHRSKTACALCKAEKKCCDKKRPKCSHCTDENVACSYPLTLRWGGRPYKDKTKQIKIPKNTVLVDGVLMVRDKSHLSPNRYERRSRLVLINEGPVFTKDITKGKVRKAVEGASEESSVQISNPCYFTPQGSMPSLKLLNCSLEHSTFFEFYVYKTSYHFVALNKGCKSNPFHTIVPQMAMFNPSLMKLVMAFGGEHRERFRRLENPQLCYSLDEDFVGKKPLTMTGQELLKQGVMELVDQLASPKTVIDDTVLASVLVLASFCIYFGTIENKWHAHLYGAEGIILRELKEKSKIEKGLLRYTCEQGPYFFLRRWFAYMRIWGCISSASFRQKTVERPLLEIDFEEAQDPRRHKNGDVDYALYTSGMESLVLSYLAQVANLILKSETRPPGSDREYIFRDAVELEYKIMNYLGSRKQEGEASLKRFLPLTERAPCDSTKQYSILIATNMLFGLTGVLQLRRRVLGLTHESLLVQNLVLKITDLIEKKLSTGTFVQPCLLFCFFSCGCELLDESLVPKRTLFLNLLDSLIRDGVESARQARSAMQECWRTSKPWWEVLKERGLDICFAI, from the coding sequence ATGCCTCAcagatcaaaaactgccTGTGCTTTATGCAAAGCCGAGAAGAAATGTTGCGATAAGAAACGTCCGAAGTGTAGTCACTGCACAGATGAGAACGTTGCTTGCTCCTACCCTTTAACTTTGAGATGGGGAGGGAGACCttacaaagacaaaacCAAGCAGATCAAAATACCTAAGAATACTGTACTTGTGGATGGAGTGCTAATGGTCAGAGATAAAAGTCATCTCTCCCCAAACAGATATGAGAGAAGGAGTCGCCTTGTTCTGATTAATGAAGGACCTGTTTTCACCAAAGATATTACGAAAGGCAAGGTTCGTAAGGCTGTGGAAGGTGCTTCAGAGGAATCGAGTGTTCAGATTTCGAATCCTTGCTATTTTACGCCCCAAGGCTCCATGCCCTCATTGAAACTGCTAAACTGCTCCTTGGAACACTCAACATTCTTTGAATTCTACGTTTACAAAACCTCCTATCATTTCGTGGCTCTGAACAAGGGCTGCAAGTCAAACCCTTTTCACACAATAGTCCCACAGATGGCCATGTTCAACCCATCTTTGATGAAACTTGTCATGGCTTTCGGAGGAGAACATAGGGAGCGATTTCGCCGCCTGGAAAATCCGCAGTTGTGTTATTCGTTAGATGAAGATTTCGTGGGCAAGAAACCACTTACTATGACAGGACAGGAGCTTCTCAAGCAAGGCGTTATGGAGCTGGTTGATCAATTGGCATCTCCTAAGACAGTTATCGATGACACAGTCCTTGCAAGTGTGCTTGTTCTTGCGAGCTTCTGTATTTACTTTGGCACTATTGAGAATAAGTGGCATGCCCACTTGTATGGGGCTGAGGGAATCATTTTGAGAGAACTGAAAgagaaatcaaaaatcGAAAAGGGTCTACTCCGTTATACTTGCGAACAGGGGCCttacttctttttgagaagatgGTTTGCATATATGCGAATCTGGGGGTGCATATCTTCTGCAAGTTTCCGACAGAAGACAGTTGAAAGGCCTCTCTTGGaaattgattttgaagaggcaCAAGATCCAAGGAGACATAAAAACGGCGATGTGGACTATGCTCTATATACAAGCGGGATGGAATCGCTTGTTCTCTCTTATCTCGCACAAGTGGCGAAtctgattttgaagtcagAAACTCGGCCTCCAGGATCAGATAGGGAGTATATCTTTAGAGATGCTGTTGAGTTGGAGTATAAAATAATGAACTATTTGGGTAGCCGtaagcaagaaggagaagcttctctgaaACGATTTTTACCTTTAACTGAGAGGGCGCCATGCGACTCTACAAAGCAATATTCGATTCTAATTGCTACAAATATGCTTTTTGGGCTAACTGGAGTACTACAACTAAGGAGGAGGGTGCTAGGACTAACACATGAGAGCCTTTTGGTTCAAAATTTGGTCCTTAAAATAACAGATcttattgaaaaaaaactaTCAACAGGGACATTCGTCCAGCCTTGTTTACTCTTTTGCTTTTTCAGCTGCGGCTGTGAGTTGTTAGATGAGTCACTTGTACCAAAACGCACActgttcttgaacttgttggaTTCTCTAATTAGAGATGGAGTGGAAAGTGCACGGCAAGCGAGATCAGCCATGCAGGAGTGCTGGCGGACGTCCAAGCCCTGGTGGGAAGTCCTGAAGGAGCGAGGTCTTGACATTTGTTTTGCGATATGA
- a CDS encoding KLTH0E00220p (similar to uniprot|P14065 Saccharomyces cerevisiae YOR120W GCY1 Putative NADP() coupled glycerol dehydrogenase proposed to be involved in an alternative pathway for glycerol catabolism) → MATLELQMNTGKPIPVLGLGTWKAADGDTYRAVLAALESGYRHIDTAAIYRNEAAVGRAIRDSGVPREKIFVTTKLWCTQQRDPQSALNASLERLGLDYVDLYLMHFPVALKTDLIKDGNVLSIPVRADGARDVDIDGWSFVKTWQLMQDLPKSGKTKAIGVSNFSIKNIEEILKPELGLSVPAANQIEIHPQLPQDELIEYCKSKGIIVEAYSPLGSSESSMLTDPDLIKLAEKHQVEPAQILISWGVTRGYCILPKSVNSKRVQSNLKIVKLSSNDVQQISKILEKLGSKRYVSPSWAPFPMYE, encoded by the coding sequence ATGGCCACTCTTGAACTGCAAATGAACACTGGCAAGCCAATTCCTGTGCTCGGCTTGGGCACGTGGAAAGCTGCAGACGGAGACACCTACCGCGCAGTGCTTGCTGCTCTCGAAAGTGGCTATCGGCACATTGACACAGCTGCAATTTACCGCAACGAAGCTGCGGTAGGCAGAGCGATAAGAGATTCTGGAGTTCCTCGAGAAAAGATTTTTGTCACCACCAAACTTTGGTGTACCCAGCAAAGAGACCCACAATCCGCTCTTAACGCTTCACTAGAGAGGTTGGGGCTTGATTATGTTGATCTTTACCTGATGCACTTCCCGGTGGCGTTGAAAACAGACCTTATCAAAGATGGCAACGTTCTTTCAATCCCGGTTAGAGCTGATGGTGCAAGGGATGTTGATATCGATGGGTGGAGTTTTGTGAAAACTTGGCAGCTCATGCAAGACTTGCCTAAATCGGGGAAGACAAAAGCTATCGGAGTGTCGAACTTTTCAATTAAAAACATCGAGGAAATCTTAAAGCCTGAGCTTGGTTTAAGTGTCCCGGCCGCGAACCAGATTGAGATCCACCCACAATTGCCACAGGATGAGCTGATCGAATATTGCAAATCAAAAGGCATTATAGTTGAAGCATATTCTCCGCTAGGCTCCAGCGAGTCTTCGATGTTAACAGATCCTGATCTTATCAAGCTCGCTGAGAAACACCAGGTTGAGCCTGCCCAAATTCTGATTAGTTGGGGTGTTACGAGAGGTTACTGTATTCTACCAAAGTCGGTAAACTCCAAGAGAGTGCAATCTAATCTGAAAATTGTGAAGCTAAGCAGCAACGACGTTCAACAAATTTCGAAGATCCTCGAGAAACTAGGTAGCAAAAGGTACGTGTCTCCTTCCTGGGCTCCTTTCCCAATGTATGAGTAG